A single window of Eucalyptus grandis isolate ANBG69807.140 chromosome 1, ASM1654582v1, whole genome shotgun sequence DNA harbors:
- the LOC104416781 gene encoding F-box protein PP2-B1 gives MAVTEATGRDGPDFSALPEGCIANVVSFTSPPDACRIASVSPVFKLACDSDVVWASFLPADCRSMASQSASSMKELYFSLCDHPVLICDGKMSLSLDRHSGKKCIMLSARALSITWGDTSRYWSWNHSPISRFAEVAELIRVCWLEIRGTISSCMLSPGTLYAAYLVFDASTSEGFELRPIEVGAGFAGAEVGKQERAAYVSRAMTARFGFQGRSPWFASAWLELCENGNFPKERRDGWSEIELGEFLTKDGEDGEVEMLFKETNGGNWKSGLVVEGIEIRPKDRK, from the exons ATGGCAGTGACCGAAGCGACGGGTCGAGACGGTCCCGACTTCTCCGCGTTGCCCGAAGGGTGCATCGCCAACGTTGTCTCCTTCACGAGCCCACCCGACGCGTGCAGGATCGCGTCAGTCTCGCCAGTTTTCAAGTTGGCATGTGATTCCGACGTGGTCTGGGCGTCGTTCTTGCCGGCAGACTGCCGCTCGATGGCCTCCCAGAGCGCTTCGTCGATGAAGGAGCTCTACTTCAGTCTCTGCGACCACCCCGTTCTCATCTGCGATGGCAAAATG AGCCTTTCGCTGGACAGGCATAGTGGGAAGAAATGCATCATGCTATCTGCGAGGGCTCTGTCTATAACATGGGGTGATACTTCGAGATATTGGTCTTGGAATCACTCGCCCATCTCCAG ATTTGCAGAAGTTGCTGAACTCATCAGGGTATGTTGGCTCGAAATCAGAGGCACCATTAGTTCTTGCATGCTGTCGCCGGGAACCCTTTATGCAGCGTATTTGGTATTCGATGCCAGCACGTCTGAAGGATTTGAATTGCGGCCTATAGAGGTTGGAGCTGGATTTGCTGGTGCTGAAGTGGGCAAACAGGAGCGCGCTGCTTATGTATCCAGAGCGATGACGGCGAGGTTTGGTTTTCAGGGCAGGTCGCCATGGTTTGCATCTGCATGGCTAGAGTTATGTGAGAATGGGAATTTTCCTAAAGAGAGGCGAGATGGGTGGTCAGAGATAGAGTTAGGTGAGTTCCTAACGAAGGATGGAGAAGATGGGGAGGTTGAAATGCTTTTCAAAGAGACGAACGGTGGTAATTGGAAGTCCGGACTGGTTGTGGAAGGGATCGAAATTAGGCCCAAGGATAGGAAATAA